The DNA sequence AAGATACTGTGGTCCTACGCCCTTCAAAAACCAGTTATCCTGACGTATCCGATGAATTCAATTGACTCTTGGCTGGCTTATTGATAAATTCTCAAAAAGAAAAAATTTTCCCCCAAGAAGTGATATCAGGATTGATCGCTGTACTAGACTATGAAGCTGGCAATCTGGCTAGTGTCATTCGTTCTCTTATTGCCTTAGAAGCCCAGGCAACCGTTATCCGGAATCCGGCAGGAGTAGAACAGGCCGATAGGGTCATCTTTCCCGGCGTTGGTGCTGCGGGCCAGGCCATGGCCAATATCCGACGTTTCGGCCTGGATCAGGCCTTGCGTCATGCCTATGAGACGGGGAAACCGATTCTGGGTATTTGCCTGGGCGCTCAGATAATTTTGCATCACAGCGCCGAAAACGACACCCCATGTTTGGGTCTACTGCCGGGAGAGGTCCGTCGGTTGATCCCGCCCGCTCTTGATCCCATGGGGAGACGCCTCAAAATCCCTCATATGGGATGGAATCAGGTGCGTTTTCTCAGGCGTCATCCTCTTTTTGTCGGACTGCCGGAAGGGGCGGAATTTTATTTTGTCCATAGTTATTATCCCTCGCCAGCCGATGCCAGCCAGGTGTTGGGGATTACCGATTACGGTCAGGAATTTCCTAGCGTCATCGGGTATAAAAATTTAGTCGCCACCCAGTTCCACCCCGAAAAAAGCGGGCGCTTCGGGTTGCTGCTTCTTAAAAATTTCCTGGCCTGGGATGGGCGCGATGCTGAGTAAACGTATTATCCCCTGTTTAGATGTTCGGGGCGGAAGGACCACCAAGGGGATCAAGTTTAAAGACAATGTCGATATCGGCGATCCGGTGCAGATGGCACGGTTTTACTATGAACAGGGCGCCGATGAGATTGTCTTTTATGATATCACCGCCTCCAGTGACCGCCGTAATATCATGATTGACGTAGTCCGCCGGGTGGCCAGGGAGATTTTTATCCCATTCTCGGTGGGCGGCGGTATTCGAACCTTGGAGGACATGCGGGAGGCGCTGCTGGCCGGCGCTGAAAAAGTGAGCGTCAACTCGGCTGCAGTGCAGAATCCGCGGATTATTGCCGAAGGTGCCAGGGCTTTTGGCAGTCAGTGCATCGTCTTGGGCATGGATGTCAAGCAGGTGCTGCCTTCGGCAGATATACCCTCCGGTTACGAGATAGTCATTAACGGTGGCCGGACCCGTATGAGCCTAGACGCTCTGTGGTGGGCGCAAGAGGCGGTACGTTTGGGCGCCGGAGAAATCTGCCTTAATTCAATCGACGCCGACGGCACTCAGACAGGGTATGAATTGAATCTTACCAGGCTTATCTCGACGGCCGTGTCCGTTCCGGTTATCGCCTCAGGCGGCGCCGGAATGCCTGAACATCTGTACGACGTTCTGACTATCGGCCAGGCGGATGCGGCCTTGATCGCTTCTATAGTGCATTACGGCGACTACTCCATCGGCGATATCAAAGACTATTTACAACAACGAGGGATAAAAATGCGGTTGCTCTGGTGAGGTGCTTTCATCCTGATGCTTTTGGTCAGCCCTGATTGACACTGCACTGGATAATTTCTTCAATAATAACTACTTATGAAAGATTCCAAGAACATCATAGACCTTGACGAAAGTGAGGTCATAGAGGAATATACCGAACCCGAACCGTTGTTGTTCGAAGATGAGGGTAAGTCTGAACTGCCAGAGCCAGGGTTGGTGGAAGTTGACGCCCTTCAGCGCTACATGGGTGAAATCAACCGATATCCTCTGCTCCAGCCAGAAGAAGAAAAGCGACTCGCCACTCTCTATCATGAAACCGCCGACCAGGATGCCGCCTATACCCTGATCACCTCCAATCTGCGCCTGGTAGTGAAAATCGCTCTTGATTTCCAGAAGTTCTGGATGCGCAATCTTCTTGATCTCATCCAGGAGGGCAATATCGGTCTCATGCAGGCCATAAAAAAATTCGATCCCTACCGAGGCATCAAACTCTCTTATTATGCTTCCTTTTGGATCAAGGCCTATATTCTAAAATTTATTATGGATAACTGGAAACTGGTCAAGATCGGCACTACCCAGGCGCAACGCAAACTTTTCTTTAGTCTCAAAAAAGAAAAGGAACGATTGCGGGCCCAAGGCTACGAGGCCGATCCCAAATTGATCTCTACCCGGTTAAATGTCAAAGAAGCTGAAGTCATTGAAATGGATCAGAGATTGGGAAGCTGGGAGTTTTCCCTGGACGCACCTCTGAAAAGCGATTCGGAAGAATTGCACATCAACTTTTTAACTTCCGGGGAGACTGCGGCGGATGAGCACCTGGCCCGCGAGGAGATGAAGGACATTTTCCTGATGCGCCTGGCCGAATTCCGCAACACGCTCAAGGATAACGAACGAGATATTCTGGACCTGCGACTTCTGGCCGAGCATCCTCTCACTCTGCAGGAAATTGGCGCCAGACATAATATTTCCCGGGAACGGGTGCGACAGATAGAAGAGCGGTTGCTCAAAAAACTGCGACAATTCATGCATAATGAAATCCCAGATTTTCAAAGCTATCAAACTCTAGTAAACGAACCATATTAGTTATCTATTTCCCCATGCCTCTCCAAGTTAACCAACCAACAGTGCCGACGATGTGTGACCACCACTACAGTCCCACTATACAGTCTTTCAAGTGTCTCCTTCTCATACTTGCTACGGCGCTCGTGATGTCCGGCTGCCAATCGCTTCCCCCTGCAGATTCAGCCCGGATTCCTGGCAAGATTGACCGTCTTCCCCCGACAATCCAGTCTCCCAAAGAGGCTTATAAACACTATCTCAATGCCCAGTACTATCTATTTACCGGCAACTTGGAAGATGCCCTGCGGTCTTATGAAGCGGCCATTCAATGCGATCCCAAGAGCGCCCAATTGGAAATCGAAATGGCCGCCTTGCTGATCCGAAAGGGAGATATCAAAGAGGCCCTGGCGCACCTGGAAAAAGCCATCAGCCTCGATCCTAACCATCTCGAAGCCCACCAACTGCTGGCCGGGCTGCATACCGGCATGAATCAGCTTAGAGAAGCCACAACGGAATATGAGAAGATTATCACTCTGGATCCGGCCAATGAGGAAGCCGTTATTTTCCTGGCCACGCTGCACGCCCAACAGGGGAATTGCGCCAAGGCGGTCAACCTGCTGAAAAATCTGATCAAGAAAAATCCCGATCAATTCATCGCTCTCTTTTATTTAGGAAAATGCTACATTGAATTGGGGCAGTTAACCGCAGCCAAAAAAGAATTCCAGCAGGCTCTCCATAAACAACCCGAATTCCTCCCCGCCATGTTGGAATTGGGGTTTGTCTATGAGTTGGAAAAACGCTACTCCCAGGCCAAGACGATGTATCGTCGGATCTTGCGGCATGATCCTGACAATCAGCGGGCCTGGGCCAGTCTGGGCCGACTCTACCTCCTCAACGATCAGTATACCGAAGCGTTGCAGGCCTTCGGTGAAATAAAGCGGATCAGCAAAAACGAACCTGAAACCGCTTTGAGAATCGGCCTGCTTTTTTTTGAACAGAAATATTTTGACGACGCCATCAGGGAATTTCGAGAAGTCTTGATCAGCCGTAAAGGACCGGATCAGGCCCGCTTTTTCTTGGCCGCCGCTTTAGAGGAAAAAGGCGATCTGGTTGCGGCCATGCGGGAATATGAGCAGATCAGCCGCCAATCCGAAAGTTATATCCCCGCCCGCCTCAGAATGGCCTACATCCTCGGGCGCCAGAAAAAAATTTCTCAAGGCATCAAGATTATTAAAGACTCCCTGGTCCTATTCCCTAAAAATGGCGACTTGTACCTCACCCTGGCGGCTTTCTATGAGGAGGAACAGGAATATGTCAAGGCAATTGAGACTCTGAACCAGGCTCTGGAAAATACGGTCAATCCCTCAGAAGTCTATTTTCGGCTAGCCGTGGTCTATGATAAGAAAAAAGAGAATGCCGAAAGCCAACGCCTCATCAAGAAGGTGCTGGAACTAGAGCCCAATAACGCCGAAGCCCTTAATTTCCTGGGTTATATGTATGCCTGCCAGGGCGCTAATCTGGACGAAGCCGAAAGGTTGATCCAAACCGCTTTGGCTATCAAGCCTGACGCCGGCTATATTATCGACAGTCTTGGCTGGGTTTACTATAAAAAAGGTCTGTATGACCAAGCCGTTCTCATCCTTGAGAAGGCCCATCAGCAGATGCCCCAGGACGGTACTATAGCTGAACATTTAGGCGACGCCTATATGAAAAAATCTCGTTTCCGGGATGCCCTGCGTTTGTATAAGAAGGCCCTTACTCTGGAAAACGCCAACATTCCCGATCTGCAAAAAAAGATCAAAACAACCGAAGAATTGCTGCACGGCTTGTCTCTATGAACTTCCAAACGAGATTGTATCCGGGCCTCGCCCTCGGTCTGATTCTCATCTGTCTCTCTGCCTGTGCCCGCCTGCCGATAGCGCCCCCGGGAGAGCGCCCGGTGGTGAGTTCGGCCTCGGACCTCATGCATCAATTGGAAGCGAAAGCCAACGCTGTGCAAAGCCTCCAGGCCAAAGGCCGGGTCTCGGTAATCTCTCCGCAGAAAAACTACAACGGCAACGCTCTGTTCGCGGTATTTAAACCATCCCTGCTGCGAGTGGATGTCTTAAATTTCTGGGGCCAACCGGCAGTGGCCTTTATTAGCACCGAGCAAGAGATCAAGTTCATGGTTTATCCGGAAAGCAAGCTGTATCGCGGCCCGGCCACATCGGCTAATTTGAGCCGGTTCATACCGCTGCCCATCTCCCTCCACGACTTCATGGCTATCCTGACCGGCCGCGTCGCCTTTGAGCGTTACGATAAGCCGACTCTTGCGATAATCGGTCAGTCGGAGGCATACTTTTTGGAATTATCTTCCCGGGATGAGAGAGGGCGGTTACAGTTAACCATCGAAGCCCAAGAGCTCAATATTACTTCCGCCCGCTGGCTTGATCTTCAGGGCCGGGAATTCATGCAGGCTCAATTTAGTGATTTTATCACCCGGGGTGGGATATCCGGCCCCCAACAGATTCAATTGGCCTCCGGCGACGGTCTGAGGCAGATGCGGCTGCGCTATCGGGAATTGACTTATAACGTCCCTTTCTCAGACGAAACCCTGATTTTACCAGTCTCCGGAGATATCCAAGAACTACCCTTTCCACAATGAAACTTCTGGTGGATCAGACGTTGGGAAGCCTGGCCAAATGGTTGCGGATCATGGGCTTTGACGTGGAACAGATCAGATTACAGCCACAGAAGCTGCATACCTTGCCAACGTCAGTTAAAGATACTTACCTATTGAGTCGACAGACCGGTTTCCAGAGCAAAACGCCTCGAACTGACTTGATTATCGTGGCATCTGACCGAACCGAGGACCAATTAGAGGAAGTCTGCCGCCGCTTGCCGGCATTGCTGACCGATTGGACGCCTCTTACCCGCTGTAGCCATTGCAACCAGCTCCTGTTGCCTCTTTCAGTCGAAGCTGCCCGGGATCGGGTTCCGGATTATGTCCTGAGAGAGCACCGGGTATTTTTTGAGTGTCCGGGGTGCCACCGGGTTTTTTGGGAGGGGAGTCACCAGCGCCGTATTCGGCGGCGGCTCCAAGAACTCAAAGAAAGACTTGCTAAACCCTGAAATTGCCTCGCAGAATGATTCCTCAGGGAACCCTGAATCACCCGTAATCCGTGAAAAGTTGATTGGCGATCCGTCAGCTTTTATCTGCCCAGGCCAATAAACCTTTGGCACCAAGAACTTCTTATTCCAGAGGAAATTAACTATGGCAAACTATAGCGAACTGGCCGGAAAACTAGTCCGGCTGATCTTTTTATATGGGAAGAATTTCCCCGTCAACTGTAGTCGCCGACTGTGGCTGATGGTTAAATCCGGCGGGCTCTGGTGCCAGAAACGCCGGCTGGCCAAACAATACCGTCGTCTGGGAGAAAGTGTCTTTCTCCAACTGGAGGCCGGGGAGGTTAACCCTCTGCTCCAGGAAGAGGTAAAGGACCAAATTGCCGCTCTCCAGACACTTCAGGCAAATATTCTGATCCGACGGGAAGCCCAGGCGCAGATCCGGGAGCGGATCAGAGCTACTTCATACCGACTGCCCCAGCCGTGGGCAGCTTCGGAATCGAAATCGGCACCGGTCACAGAGACTCAGACCGAATTCGCGCCAAAACCTGAAAATCAGGGTGATTGATTATCGGATTATTGGAGGTGTGTGGCTAAACGGTCTGGCCCGGTTGACCTGCAAATTAACCCGCGGGTATTAACTTCTGGCAAACAAGGAACTAAATTCGCCTTGTTTAATCAGCTAGTTAAAGACATTGTCATTTGCGTTTCAAATCGAATTTGGCACAAGGAGGATAACCATGCAATGCCGTCTCTTACAGCTATCCCCCATCGTCCTTATCGTCTGGATATTAATCTCCTGGCTGTTCTCTTCCCCGGCTGCTGCCCAACCCCAGCTTTTCACCGATGATGTCTTTACCCCGCTCTCTCTCGGGTATGAGGCCCTACGGTCCGGCAATAATGAAGCGGCCCGGATGCAATTTGAAAAAGCCATCAAAATCGATCGTTATAATCCTTATGCCCTTAATAACCTTGCTGTCCTGATGGAGCGGGAGGGTAAACTGAAGGAAGCCATGGCCTATCTGCTCGAAGCCGAGACTTATGCCGCAGAGTACCTGAATAAACCCGATGAAATCTGCGACATCGGCGGATTGTGTCTGGCAGTAAACCCGGCGGGCAAAAAAAGTCAGAAAAGTAGCATTGCTCCGCTAATCCATGGGAATATCAATCTATTGCGGATCAAGATCGGGAAAGACAAAAGCGGCGGGTAGCAAAAAGTATCAGGACTATTTTCCATTCAGGCGTTTATAAAGCTGAGGCTGAAATCCCTCTCCTTAAAGGCCTGGAAGAGCCGGTCTATGACCGCATCGCTGGACAGGGCGAGGTCCAGTTGCCGGGAGAAGGCCAGCAGATTGCCGACCGATTCGAGGATTTCTTCGGTTTCCATGAGCGAATACTTGACCAATCGAGCCCGCACCATATCTCCCACCGCCTGAGACTTGAAACCCAGGTCGCTGAGGATCAGGCTGAGCAGTCGGGCCCGGCGCTCCCGGCGCTCGATGTTGGCGGCGCCACCTTTGAATTGGAAGCTGATATAATTTTCGTTCGTTTCGGAGGAGACATAGGCGTCCAGAATGCCGAAGTGGTAGCCCAATCTGGAGTTAAAATTTAAGTACGTGTCAGTGATAATGGCAAAGCTCTTGCCTCCCAAATCGGTATCGGCCTTGTTCATATCGTACAGGGTATTGGCGAATACCGACATAAAGCCCTTAAAATCTACGGAAACCTGCCCGGCCCACCTGATCTGTGGATGGTGAAAGCCCCGTAACACTGCCAGGAAGGGCCGGGAAGTGATGTCGCTCTCCTCCACCACAGACTTGCCTTTGACCGCCAGCCCCCCTCCAAGGTCCAGGATAAACAGGTTTAGGGGCAGATCGCTCTTGAGTCGGCAGACACCACTGGATTTAACGGATTGTTCCACATCCAGGGCGAACATGGCATCCATCGCCTTCTCATGGCAGAAGCGGGTAATGTCGTGCAAGGTCTGACAGTGGTTAGGATTAAAATCCGCACCGGTCGGGTCAAGCAGATTCAGCGGCGTGGTTTTTTTCAGAATCTGCCTAAGCTTCTGGAATATCGGGTCGCCTCGCAGGATATCTTCCTTGCGGCTGCGGCGCTCTCGCGTTAATAATTCCGGCAGTACACCAGGGTAGACCCGCGCTGCGTCGGCGTCAACAGTCACCATTTGACCTTGTTGCAAAGTGCGCAGGGCTCCTCCCACCTCCACCAGGGTGGGCACTCGAAATTCCCGCGCTATGATAGTCATATGGTCTGTGGGGCTACCTACCTCGGTGATAATAGCGGCAATACGGTTCATGACCAGAACCAGGCGGGCGGAAGGTTGGCGGGCCACCACCACGACACCGGAAGGGATATCGGCAATTTCCTCTTCCCGCCGCACAATATAAACCGGACCGGCGGCGACGCCGCCTACGGCGCGGATACCGAACCGCAACAGCGGGGGGATGGGCTCCCAGGTAGAGACCTCTCTTTCCTCGGCCTTGTCGGAAAATGCCGCCGCCATGACCCGCAACGGTCGAGATTGGAGGATAACTATGGAACCATTCTGATCCGTGGCCCACTCAATGTCCTGAGGTCTCCCAAAATGTTTTTCTAGCTGCAGAGCCATTGCCGCCAGTTCTTTGATCTGCCGATCGTTCAGACAGGGCGCCTGGGCCTGATCCGGCGGCAGGACGATCTCCTCTACCCCTGGGCCCTCCTGACAGCGCAGGGCCTTGCCCTTGGTAGCAATGCGCCGCTGACACACCGGCAGTGTGCTCTCCCGTCCGACCTCATAAATATCGGGCGAGACCGTCCCATCCACTGCAAATTTTCCCAGGCCCCAGACCGCTGAGATAATTATACGATTACCGTAAGGCGCCTGGGGGTCCACGGTGAACATGACACCACTGGCCTGCGCCGGGATCATCTCCAGGCAACCCACTGCCATGGGAAGTTCATTGAGGGAGAATCTCTGATATTTCCAATAGAAGATAGCCCGTGAGGTAAACTTGCTGGCCACTACGGCCCGGTAGTGATCGATCAAGTCTGCCGGATCGACGTGGAGCAGGGTGGCAAACTGGCCGGCAAAAGAAAACTCTTCATCTTCCCCTACTGCACTGGAGCGCACCGAAATATACCTACTTCCCAAGGAAGGAACCGCTTTTCGGATGGTTGCGGCTAGGTCGACGGGGACGTCCGCCTGCAGCACCGATTCCTGCAGTTCCCGGCTAACCCGTTCGAGACCCGCCAGGTCGGTTATATCGGTATCCGATAATTTCTCCTGCAACACCTTGGACAGGCTGGAGCCTTCCAGGAACCTTTGATAAGCCGCCGCCGTGATAGCAAAGCCTGAAGGAACCGGAAGATGCAGGCGATTGCGGATTTCTCCTAAATTCGCCATCTTGCCGCCGCAGCTGGCAGCCATCTCATGGTTGATCTCAGATATCGGCAGGATATAGGGAGTGGCTGGGATACTCGGAACGGCAGTGAGATCCTGGCTGATAACCGCCTGAATCTTCTGATGCACCAGTACTAACTCCTGGTAGCGGTTCTGGGTCAGTTGATTGAGGGCGCTGATGATCTCTCTGACATAATTTCCTAAGAGGTCGACCTGGGTTTTCAGATAGCCGGTGTCAAACAGGTAGTTGCCGCTAAGCTTTTCCTCCATATCCGCCATGGTGGCCAGAGCCAGGTTGTTATTGTCCAACAAGCGGCGGAAATAATTGAATTTCTCTTGCAGGTGGACCTGATCGTCTTCTGCTTCTTTCAGAAATCGGCGGAAAAATTTAAACATATAAAGCTGGTCGGGTTCTAGGAATGTCCCTTGAGGGCCTTGAGCTCTTTTTGCATCTTGCGCCACTCCAGAGCGCGCTTCAAGGTGATGAGAATGGCTTCCTGCCGGAATGGCTTGGTAATATAGTCATAAGCCCCCTTTTGGATGGCTTCCTCTGCTGTTTCTATCGTGCCGTAGGCGGTGATCATTATGATGGGCAATGTCGGGTCCATTTTTTTCACCGTATCGATAAGATCCATGCCATCCAACAGGGGCATCTTGAGGTCGGTGATGAGCAGGTCAAATAGCTCTTCCTGGAGAAGTTTGGACACTTCCAGAGGATTATTGGTGGTCACTACTTCGTAGCTGGTTTTTCCCGTAATGATGGCCTTGAGCAGCCGGAGCATATTGGGTTCGTCATCTACGACCAGAATTCTCTCAGGCATGTCCTCCTCCTCATCGATGCGCGAACATCATAATTGAGTATTTGTTAGTGATACTCGTTAACTGCTGATAGCCGGAAGCCGGTTTCGAGCTTAAGGGGCTTCTGGATTCGACACGACTGACCGGTCTTCGAGGCTGCCTAATTCGCTCGGGGAGGCCAGCGGCAGTTGAACCGTAAAAGAGGTCCCATGTTTACCAGGATAATCTTCCACCGGATAGCTGACAAAACTAATGTTGCCACCAAATTTGGTGATAATGCCATAACACATGGATAGTCCCAGGCCGGTGCCTTCACCAACTTTTTTGGTGGTGAAGAAGGGATCGAAGATCTTGGGCTGATCTTTCTTTGGAATCCCCCTGCCCGTGTCGGAGAATTCGATCATGACCTTCTGACGGTCATGGGTTAAAGCGGTCTTGACCTTGAGGAGGCCGCCGCCTTTCATGGCTGCTACGGCGTTGTTGATCAGGTTGATAAACACCTGTTGCAGTTCCTGCGGATCACCCTTTACCTGGGGTAACCCAGGTTGAAAGTTGGTTTCGAGACGGATCTTTTTGGTAAGTAGGGTATTTTTCACCACCTGAATCATTTTGTCTAAAGTATTATTGATATCGGTGACAATCTCGATACGCTCCGGGGTCCGGGCAAAGGTCATGAGATTCTCTACAATTTTTTTACATTTGAGACCTTCTTCTTCAATTATTTTCAAGGTTTCGTGGAGATCCGGCATCTGTTCCGTCTGTTCCAGCAGAATTTCACTAAACCCTAAGATAACCGAGATCGGATTGTTGATTTCATGGGCTACTCCGGCAGCCAGGGTGCCGATGGATGCAAGCTTTTCCATGTTAATGAGACG is a window from the Desulfobacca acetoxidans DSM 11109 genome containing:
- the hisH gene encoding imidazole glycerol phosphate synthase subunit HisH, which translates into the protein MIAVLDYEAGNLASVIRSLIALEAQATVIRNPAGVEQADRVIFPGVGAAGQAMANIRRFGLDQALRHAYETGKPILGICLGAQIILHHSAENDTPCLGLLPGEVRRLIPPALDPMGRRLKIPHMGWNQVRFLRRHPLFVGLPEGAEFYFVHSYYPSPADASQVLGITDYGQEFPSVIGYKNLVATQFHPEKSGRFGLLLLKNFLAWDGRDAE
- the hisF gene encoding imidazole glycerol phosphate synthase subunit HisF — protein: MLSKRIIPCLDVRGGRTTKGIKFKDNVDIGDPVQMARFYYEQGADEIVFYDITASSDRRNIMIDVVRRVAREIFIPFSVGGGIRTLEDMREALLAGAEKVSVNSAAVQNPRIIAEGARAFGSQCIVLGMDVKQVLPSADIPSGYEIVINGGRTRMSLDALWWAQEAVRLGAGEICLNSIDADGTQTGYELNLTRLISTAVSVPVIASGGAGMPEHLYDVLTIGQADAALIASIVHYGDYSIGDIKDYLQQRGIKMRLLW
- a CDS encoding sigma-70 family RNA polymerase sigma factor; amino-acid sequence: MKDSKNIIDLDESEVIEEYTEPEPLLFEDEGKSELPEPGLVEVDALQRYMGEINRYPLLQPEEEKRLATLYHETADQDAAYTLITSNLRLVVKIALDFQKFWMRNLLDLIQEGNIGLMQAIKKFDPYRGIKLSYYASFWIKAYILKFIMDNWKLVKIGTTQAQRKLFFSLKKEKERLRAQGYEADPKLISTRLNVKEAEVIEMDQRLGSWEFSLDAPLKSDSEELHINFLTSGETAADEHLAREEMKDIFLMRLAEFRNTLKDNERDILDLRLLAEHPLTLQEIGARHNISRERVRQIEERLLKKLRQFMHNEIPDFQSYQTLVNEPY
- a CDS encoding tetratricopeptide repeat protein produces the protein MSGCQSLPPADSARIPGKIDRLPPTIQSPKEAYKHYLNAQYYLFTGNLEDALRSYEAAIQCDPKSAQLEIEMAALLIRKGDIKEALAHLEKAISLDPNHLEAHQLLAGLHTGMNQLREATTEYEKIITLDPANEEAVIFLATLHAQQGNCAKAVNLLKNLIKKNPDQFIALFYLGKCYIELGQLTAAKKEFQQALHKQPEFLPAMLELGFVYELEKRYSQAKTMYRRILRHDPDNQRAWASLGRLYLLNDQYTEALQAFGEIKRISKNEPETALRIGLLFFEQKYFDDAIREFREVLISRKGPDQARFFLAAALEEKGDLVAAMREYEQISRQSESYIPARLRMAYILGRQKKISQGIKIIKDSLVLFPKNGDLYLTLAAFYEEEQEYVKAIETLNQALENTVNPSEVYFRLAVVYDKKKENAESQRLIKKVLELEPNNAEALNFLGYMYACQGANLDEAERLIQTALAIKPDAGYIIDSLGWVYYKKGLYDQAVLILEKAHQQMPQDGTIAEHLGDAYMKKSRFRDALRLYKKALTLENANIPDLQKKIKTTEELLHGLSL
- a CDS encoding DUF4292 domain-containing protein; the protein is MNFQTRLYPGLALGLILICLSACARLPIAPPGERPVVSSASDLMHQLEAKANAVQSLQAKGRVSVISPQKNYNGNALFAVFKPSLLRVDVLNFWGQPAVAFISTEQEIKFMVYPESKLYRGPATSANLSRFIPLPISLHDFMAILTGRVAFERYDKPTLAIIGQSEAYFLELSSRDERGRLQLTIEAQELNITSARWLDLQGREFMQAQFSDFITRGGISGPQQIQLASGDGLRQMRLRYRELTYNVPFSDETLILPVSGDIQELPFPQ
- a CDS encoding Mut7-C RNAse domain-containing protein, whose protein sequence is MKLLVDQTLGSLAKWLRIMGFDVEQIRLQPQKLHTLPTSVKDTYLLSRQTGFQSKTPRTDLIIVASDRTEDQLEEVCRRLPALLTDWTPLTRCSHCNQLLLPLSVEAARDRVPDYVLREHRVFFECPGCHRVFWEGSHQRRIRRRLQELKERLAKP
- a CDS encoding tetratricopeptide repeat protein, giving the protein MQCRLLQLSPIVLIVWILISWLFSSPAAAQPQLFTDDVFTPLSLGYEALRSGNNEAARMQFEKAIKIDRYNPYALNNLAVLMEREGKLKEAMAYLLEAETYAAEYLNKPDEICDIGGLCLAVNPAGKKSQKSSIAPLIHGNINLLRIKIGKDKSGG
- a CDS encoding PEP/pyruvate-binding domain-containing protein translates to MFKFFRRFLKEAEDDQVHLQEKFNYFRRLLDNNNLALATMADMEEKLSGNYLFDTGYLKTQVDLLGNYVREIISALNQLTQNRYQELVLVHQKIQAVISQDLTAVPSIPATPYILPISEINHEMAASCGGKMANLGEIRNRLHLPVPSGFAITAAAYQRFLEGSSLSKVLQEKLSDTDITDLAGLERVSRELQESVLQADVPVDLAATIRKAVPSLGSRYISVRSSAVGEDEEFSFAGQFATLLHVDPADLIDHYRAVVASKFTSRAIFYWKYQRFSLNELPMAVGCLEMIPAQASGVMFTVDPQAPYGNRIIISAVWGLGKFAVDGTVSPDIYEVGRESTLPVCQRRIATKGKALRCQEGPGVEEIVLPPDQAQAPCLNDRQIKELAAMALQLEKHFGRPQDIEWATDQNGSIVILQSRPLRVMAAAFSDKAEEREVSTWEPIPPLLRFGIRAVGGVAAGPVYIVRREEEIADIPSGVVVVARQPSARLVLVMNRIAAIITEVGSPTDHMTIIAREFRVPTLVEVGGALRTLQQGQMVTVDADAARVYPGVLPELLTRERRSRKEDILRGDPIFQKLRQILKKTTPLNLLDPTGADFNPNHCQTLHDITRFCHEKAMDAMFALDVEQSVKSSGVCRLKSDLPLNLFILDLGGGLAVKGKSVVEESDITSRPFLAVLRGFHHPQIRWAGQVSVDFKGFMSVFANTLYDMNKADTDLGGKSFAIITDTYLNFNSRLGYHFGILDAYVSSETNENYISFQFKGGAANIERRERRARLLSLILSDLGFKSQAVGDMVRARLVKYSLMETEEILESVGNLLAFSRQLDLALSSDAVIDRLFQAFKERDFSLSFINA
- a CDS encoding sigma-54-dependent transcriptional regulator encodes the protein MPERILVVDDEPNMLRLLKAIITGKTSYEVVTTNNPLEVSKLLQEELFDLLITDLKMPLLDGMDLIDTVKKMDPTLPIIMITAYGTIETAEEAIQKGAYDYITKPFRQEAILITLKRALEWRKMQKELKALKGHS